AGAACATGACTATATTAAATCTGGAAAGGATATTTCAAATCCTGGAATATTAGGCACTTTGGAAATGTTGCTTGAAACTTCCAAAAAAGGTGCAGTAGTTAACCTTGAAGATATTCCAAGAAATGAAAATGTCGAATGGGTAGACTGGCTTAGATCATATCCTGGTTCCGGCTTTGTATTTACAGCAGATGAGGAAAAATGTGAGTTTATTAAAGAATACTTAGCTGAATATTCAATTGAAACAAATATCGTTGGGGAAGTAACTGATTCCAATTCACTTTATTTGAAATATGATGGTGAAGAGGCTGAAGTATTTAACCAGGATAAAAATCCAGTATTCATATTTGGATGAGGCAGTTATGGATTTAACAAAAATCGTTAGAAATTCGTTTAAATACTCTATTAAAAACATAGTTAAATTGCCGATAATAGGTATCCTATTCATTTTAATGGCATTTGTTCCAATTGGTAGGGTATTGGAGAATAATTATGTGGTATTTATAGGAGTAGTTGGATTTTTTCTATTCCTGCTAATTGTGCCGGGTTATTTTTTAAACATTGTTAAAAAAGGTTCGATGGAATCATCGTTATTTCCTTCTTTTAATTTGGTGAATAATATTTATGACTCAATCAGAGTATTGATTTTAAGAGCTGCATATATGATTGTTCCTGTTGCAGTATTCTTCATTGCTTTATTCTCATTTGGTCCTGTAGGCATGGATTTCATTAATAACTTTCAAATCCATATTTTTTTAGCTACATTTGGAGTGATCTTTCTAGTTATTTTGTTGACTTATCTAATTTTTGAATTCTTGTTATTTTTTGCAAAAGCTAGATTGGCATATTTAAACAGCTTATCTGAAGCTTTAAAAATAAATATGGTCTTAAGGGATATTAAAAATATCGGTATTGTCAATATAATTAAATGGATGATTTTTATGGCAGTATTGATGATTGGTGTTTCATTGATTTCATCAGTAGTGATGGCAATTCCTTATGTTGGATTTTTAATTTATATTGGTGTTGTTATTCCGATGGTGGAAAGTATCGGTAATTATTCGTTGGGCATGTTATATTCAAATATTAATTTAAATAATTAAAAAATAAAATTAAGGATTGCACCGCTTACATGGCACATATCCTTGATTTATTGCATCGTCTCTGCTTGAAAAGAATATTTTGTTTCCTTCGGACATGTCTTTAACACTATAACAGGATGGTTTGTGAAACTTGCCTGTGTTGGCATTGCCGATATAATTTGCAGAATCTGATGAACTTGTTGATTGTGTGCTTGTTGGAGTATGGCTTGATGATGAGGATGAGCTGT
Above is a genomic segment from Methanobrevibacter sp. containing:
- a CDS encoding DUF4013 domain-containing protein — encoded protein: MDLTKIVRNSFKYSIKNIVKLPIIGILFILMAFVPIGRVLENNYVVFIGVVGFFLFLLIVPGYFLNIVKKGSMESSLFPSFNLVNNIYDSIRVLILRAAYMIVPVAVFFIALFSFGPVGMDFINNFQIHIFLATFGVIFLVILLTYLIFEFLLFFAKARLAYLNSLSEALKINMVLRDIKNIGIVNIIKWMIFMAVLMIGVSLISSVVMAIPYVGFLIYIGVVIPMVESIGNYSLGMLYSNINLNN